A window from Mya arenaria isolate MELC-2E11 chromosome 9, ASM2691426v1 encodes these proteins:
- the LOC128245667 gene encoding uncharacterized protein LOC128245667, which yields MREECRYVYLDLGSNKGVQIRKLFEPALYPGAKIIPYFNELFGNVEDRRKYTCAFGFEANPRHFTRLKYIENAYRRKGFRVTFYNNAVWNEQNKNVTIYSETKFDLDWGAGVLDVAIKDKEAMARYQVPTVDIVQFINEEIKPLKPKAVFVKMDIEGSEYTVLPHMIENKVLCKNIVTSIVVEMHKWAKKRMKSDLDIKTLRQRMMTQKCAPTDIVPFDDETYKSDVKVDPAA from the coding sequence ATGAGAGAAGAATGTCGCTACGTATACTTGGACCTTGGATCTAACAAAGGCGTACAGATACGAAAACTATTTGAACCAGCGTTATACCCAGGAGCTAAGATCATCCCGTATTTCAACGAACTGTTTGGAAATGTTGAAGACAGGCGAAAATACACTTGTGCCTTTGGGTTTGAAGCAAATCCACGACATTTTACAAGGTTGAAATACATCGAGAATGCGTACAGACGAAAAGGGTTTCGAGTTACCTTCTACAATAATGCAGTTTggaatgaacaaaacaaaaacgtgaCAATTTACTCGGAGACTAAGTTTGACTTAGACTGGGGCGCAGGAGTCCTTGACGTCGCTATCAAAGACAAAGAAGCCATGGCTAGGTACCAAGTACCAACAGTTGATATTGTGCAATTCATCAACGAGGAAATTAAACCACTTAAGCCGAAGGCGGTTTTTGTTAAGATGGACATAGAGGGATCAGAGTACACAGTGTTACCTCACATGATCGAAAACAAAGTGTTGTGCAAAAACATCGTAACCTCGATTGTTGTTGAAATGCATAAATGGGCAAAAAAGCGAATGAAATCCGATCTGGACATAAAGACATTGAGACAGCGGATGATGACACAGAAATGTGCGCCCACAGATATTGTGCCTTTTGATGACGAAACATACAAGAGTGACGTGAAAGTCGACCCTGCCGCTTAA